One Rhinoderma darwinii isolate aRhiDar2 chromosome 5 unlocalized genomic scaffold, aRhiDar2.hap1 SUPER_5_unloc_55, whole genome shotgun sequence DNA window includes the following coding sequences:
- the FAM83H gene encoding protein FAM83H, with amino-acid sequence MARRSQSSSQGDNPLDPNYLPPHYKEYYRIAIDVLAEEGPESYERFLTEEGAPDFLCHSEIDHISKYLQRPPEPTQESLYSDHVYSGQEEDDGSSGTYWPMHSDTAAPELDLGWPTIYSFQGTEVTTLIHPPPSDSPSIKEEVRRMIRSAQQVIGIVMDIFTDVDILSDLLDAAARRVPVYIILDEMNSQHFLDMASKCRVNLNFVEFLRVRTISGPTYFCRSGTTFKGNLLEKFMLVDCTVVLSGTYSFMWSFEKIHRSMAHIFQGELVSSFDEEFRILFAQSDPLIPPENALIKMEKPYMGMVPFGGPRPYLDRKLHFMYPRDDSSQNSFNSYGVDHDRNFLQSFRKDEMMRHAMDTSGMRFHGPKFPDQMDNMQMSFMQNKQLDIDAYKRHSFAEGTFENYSASKQYARQTFMNTDNNEYRFQSSQFQKSQYIQMDSGRTGRTQGLFEKIRGNRQGLQDTDDMDSRFPSYKALQGEGTNAIEGLHTSRLGYNPSNSSREVRHGSDQVALGSEGRFGQRSQARQKFMCQMSPTQKQSSEQKQFFQDQDADKKVQDNKQGLRSWRISSYLSGIQPDHEEEGIVMALDSEPFDESPIPMEKPVLTIETLAKYSTDPIPPYKPILAVTEVPMAVDTSKEMSMFEKEKEDSFLSRHDSFRSRTNPLIQRSSRLRSSLIFSNSKLEQHSSTAEAVQVIQREQSTSEVVQDNETIRTSSKVAEILEKYRSGNKDNEVTTLVQAKAASKVIQEETEDGHKKNTTETVAYKSLESKLLDKDSFSRTLLDSQYRSSVTSRFQDLFSKDRQTSSITKVEQRVSSIQTVESNTAALPEPKESGPIITEIIDLPKPPEVEVPKPPSKPNPGLLFGNALESMSQNPTPVISSPTSSLTKSEEELSKTEPSTMEFIRRGSLRLKQFLQSKTEKKAEEEAVSDAAKVEKQNNALRRYSKTEFPEPTPVVETEDKTTKLASTSPPKTTSSSQSRLSSSTSNVIFSSNLRDDTKVILEQISANSQKNRAELAKQSQALTTNDSEVTTANTNSTETKAEETTSPDSTSITRTGSFLSRTRFSRPSPTSPEDRDNLLKRMESIRKEKRVYSRFEVFCKKEEPNPVEESEDDSKDKKVGKLFGKLGTLIKK; translated from the exons ATGGCACGTCGGTCCCAGAGCTCCTCACAGGGGGACAACCCTCTGGACCCCAATTACCTGCCCCCGCACTATAAGGAGTATTACCGCATTGCTATTGATGTTCTAGCGGAGGAAGGGCCGGAGTCGTACGAGAGGTTCCTCACAGAGGAGGGGGCACCAGACTTCTTATGTCATTCTGAAATTGACCACATCTCAAAATACCTGCAAAGACCCCCAGAGCCCACCCAGGAAAGCCTCTACTCAGACCATGTTTATAGTGGACAAGAGGAAGATGACGGCTCTTCGGGGACCTACTGGCCCATGCACTCAGACACGGCCGCTCCAGAGCTGGACCTCGGGTGGCCCACTATCTATAGCTTTCAAGGGACAGAGGTGACAACCCTGATACATCCACCGCCCTCTGATAGCCCCAGCATAAAGGAAGAGGTGCGGAGGATGATCCGGTCCGCACAACAG GTCATCGGGATTGTCATGGACATCTTCACGGACGTGGACATCCTCTCAGACCTCCTGGACGCTGCCGCACGACGTGTTCCAGTCTACATCATCCTGGATGAGATGAACTCTCAGCACTTTCTTGACATGGCGTCTAAATGCAGGGTCAACCTAAACTTTGTTGAG TTCCTGAGGGTGCGGACCATCTCTGGCCCCACATATTTCTGCAGGTCGGGCACCACCTTCAAGGGGAACCTCCTGGAGAAGTTTATGTTGGTGGACTGTACGGTGGTGTTGAGTGGTACATACAG CTTCATGTGGTCATTTGAGAAGATCCATCGCAGCATGGCTCACATCTTCCAAGGAGAACTGGTTTCAAGCTTCGATGAAGAGTTCCGGATTCTGTTTGCCCAGTCTGACCCTCTAATCCCCCCTGAGAATGCCCTGATCAAGATGGAAAAACCGTACATGGGGATGGTTCCATTTGGCGGCCCCCGCCCTTACCTTGATCGAAAGCTTCACTTCATGTACCCCAGGGATGACAGCTCCCAGAACTCTTTCAACTCCTATGGTGTAGATCATGACCGCAATTTTTTGCAGTCGTTCCGCAAAGACGAAATGATGAGACACGCAATGGATACTTCCGGCATGAGATTTCACGGGCCGAAGTTTCCAGACCAGATGGATAACATGCAGATGTCTTTCATGCAGAACAAACAATTGGACATTGATGCCTACAAGAGGCACAGCTTTGCAGAAGGCACTTTTGAGAACTACTCTGCGTCTAAGCAGTACGCGAGGCAAACCTTCATGAACACTGATAATAACGAGTACCGCTTCCAGTCAAGTCAGTTTCAGAAAAGTCAGTATATACAAATGGATTCAGGGCGTACGGGGAGGACTCAGGGGCTCTTCGAAAAGATCCGGGGCAACCGACAGGGTTTGCAAGACACGGATGACATGGATTCCAGGTTTCCCTCTTATAAAGCTTTGCAGGGAGAAGGTACCAACGCCATTGAGGGTCTACACACCTCAAGACTAGGCTATAACCCCTCCAACTCATCCCGAGAGGTCAGACATGGCTCCGACCAGGTGGCACTAGGGAGCGAAGGAAGATTTGGTCAAAGATCACAAGCGCGTCAGAAGTTCATGTGTCAAATGTCACCCACACAGAAGCAGAGCTCCGAGCAAAAGCAGTTTTTCCAAGATCAAGATGCAGATAAAAAAGTTCAGGACAACAAACAAGGTTTACGCAGCTGGCGCATCTCCTCATACTTGAGTGGAATTCAGCCAGACCATGAAGAAGAAGGTATAGTAATGGCTCTGGATTCAGAACCTTTTGATGAATCCCCAATTCCTATGGAAAAACCTGTACTTACAATTGAGACATTGGCAAAGTATTCTACTGATCCCATCCCCCCGTATAAACCAATATTAGCTGTTACTGAAGTCCCTATGGCGGTAGACACCAGCAAAGAGATGTCCATGTTCGAGAAGGAGAAAGAAGATTCGTTCTTATCAAGACATGATTCTTTCCGGTCTCGGACTAACCCGTTGATTCAAAGAAGTTCCCGATTAAGATCATCCCTCATATTTAGCAACTCAAAACTGGAGCAGCATAGTTCTACTGCCGAGGCTGTACAGGTTATTCAGAGGGAGCAAAGCACAAGCGAGGTGGTCCAAGACAATGAGACTATAAGGACATCATCCAAAGTAGCCGAGATCCTGGAGAAGTACAGAAGCGGCAACAAAGACAATGAAGTCACCACCTTAGTGCAAGCCAAGGCAGCCTCTAAAGTCATTCAGGAGGAGACAGAGGATGGACACAAAAAGAATACTACTGAAACCGTGGCTTACAAATCCCTGGAGTCAAAACTTCTAGACAAAGATTCCTTTAGCCGAACACTTCTTGATTCACAATATCGATCTTCAGTTACTTCTCGGTTCCAGGACCTTTTCAGCAAAGACAGACAGACGAGCTCAATTACCAAGGTTGAACAAAGAGTCTCAAGCATCCAGACAGTAGAAAGCAACACGGCGGCTCTACCAGAGCCGAAAGAGAGTGGACCTATTATCACAGAAATTATAGACCTGCCAAAGCCTCCAGAGGTTGAAGTGCCAAAGCCACCAAGCAAACCAAACCCCGGTCTTCTGTTTGGAAATGCTCTAGAAAGTATGTCCCAAAACCCGACACCTGTCATCTCTTCCCCCACCTCCTCCCTAACCAAATCAGAGGAAGAATTGTCAAAAACCGAGCCGTCCACAATGGAGTTCATCCGTAGAGGGTCCTTGAGGCTCAAACAATTTCTCCAATCAAAAACCGAGAAAAAGGCAGAAGAAGAAGCCGTTTCAGATGCAGCCAAAGTAGAGAAACAAAATAACGCCCTCCGGCGATACTCTAAAACAGAGTTCCCAGAGCCAACACCAGTGGTGGAGACTGAAGACAAGACAACTAAACTAGCCTCTACTTCCCCACCCAAAACCACATCATCTTCTCAGTCCAGATTGTCTTCTTCAACCTCAAATGTGATCTTCAGTAGTAACCTACGAGATGACACCAAGGTGATCTTGGAGCAAATATCTGCCAATAGTCAGAAGAATAGGGCAGAGCTGGCCAAACAGTCTCAGGCTCTAACCACTAATGATTCAGAGGTGACCACTGCCAACACCAACTCAACGGAGACCAAAGCCGAAGAGACCACCAGTCCAGATTCAACCTCTATAACCAGGACGGGAAGCTTTCTAAGCCGAACCCGTTTCTCACGACCTTCCCCGACCTCTCCTGAGGACAGAGATAACCTGCTAAAGCGGATGGAGAGCATCAGGAAGGAAAAACGAGTCTACAGTAGGTTCGAAGTGTTCTGTAAAAAGGAAGAACCGAACCCAGTGGAGGAAAGTGAGGACGACTCCAAGGATAAGAAAGTGGGGAAACTGTTTGGGAAATTAGGAACTCTGATTAAAAAATGA